From Aspergillus fumigatus Af293 chromosome 3, whole genome shotgun sequence, a single genomic window includes:
- a CDS encoding slipin family protein produces the protein MATEANIPNGKAPVHSAPGHSAHTRGPVVVQPARIDDLQPSYAQQIQHNADNPDAHSWYASLIHTLGECIGGLGAIPCCICCPNPFKPVAQGEVGLVTKFGRFERAVDPGLVKVNPLSEHLTTVDVKIQIVEVPRQVCMTKDNVTLNLTSVIYYQIISPHKAAFGISNIRQALIERTQTTLRHVIGARVLQDVIERREEIAQSTSEIIEEVAAGWGVLVESMLIKDIIFSNDLQDSLSMAAQSKRIGESKVIAARAEVESAKLMRQAADILSSAPAMQIRYLEAMQAMAKTANSKVIFLPAVNQTVQQQLAAADNAGEGPSKYGAGQPVQADDGFQRAINARVVEDI, from the exons ATGGCCACCGAAGCGAACATTCCTAACGGAAAAGCACCAGTGCACAGCGCGCCAGGCCACAGCGCCCACACACGCGGACCCGTGGTCGTTCAGCCAGCGCGCATTGATGATTTGCAGCCAAGTTATGCCCAACAGATCCAGCATAATGCCGATAACCCGGATGCGCATAGCTGGTACGCTTCCTTGA TCCATACATTGGGTGAGTGTATTGGTGGCTTGGGAGctatcccatgctgcatctgctgccccaACCCGTTCAAGCCAGTGGCGCAGGGTGAGGTCGGTCTGGTCACCAAATTCGGACG ATTCGAGCGTGCGGTCGATCCTGGTCTGGTCAAAGTTAACCCGCTGAGCGAACATCTTACGACCGTCGACGTTAAGATCCAGATCGTTGAAGTCCCTCGCCAAGTTTGCATGACCAAGGACAATGTCACTCTCAATCTGACCTCGGTTATCTACTACCAAATCATTTCGCCTCACAAAGCAGCCTTCGGCATTTCCAATATACGGCAAGCTCTAATCGAGCGCACACAGACAACTCTGCGGCATGTTATCGGAGCGAGGGTTCTGCAGGATGTAATTGAACGGCGCGAGGAGATCGCCCAGTCGACATCTGAGATCATCGAGGAGGTTGCAGCTGGATGGGGTGTCCTAGTTGAATCGATGCtcatcaaggacatcatctTTAGCAATGATTTGCAGGACTCGCTCTCCATGGCAGCGCAGTCCAAGCGTATTGGTGAGAGCAAGGTCATTGCTGCTCGTGCCGAGGTGGAATCTGCCAAGCTCATGCGCCAG GCTGCGGACATTCTGTCCTCTGCTCCTGCCATGCAAATCCGCTATCTCGAGGCCATGCAAGCCATGGCCAAGACCGCCAACAGCAAGGTTATCTTCTTGCCCGCCGTCAACCAGACggtgcagcagcagctggctgcAGCAGATAATGCCGGCGAGGGTCCAAGCAAATACGGAGCCGGGCAGCCTGTACAGGCGGACGACGGGTTCCAGCGCGCGATCAATGCCCGAGTGGTGGAAGATATCTGA
- a CDS encoding SulP family inorganic anion transporter has protein sequence MIVYVPGLLSDHYLYISMSDSTSLHGTGQHRSVRDRIFDIFRTSSPTSFAAIPEGNPRNLPTYTTEEPDARTRLLESYHDGEAVCGQKVCCHGTFSPRPEQQHGVLGWNAGRSDLSGGSGGNSSGGHGPDNLRSLESSTSGLPVKNRNALYISYYIPFFNWIGQYQWSFFRGDLISALTVASIYIPMALSLSSNLAHAPPINGLYSFVIHPFIYAVLGSSPLLVVGPEAAGSLLTGTIVKTSVRQGTSHEDNAAENAMVVGVATAMAGSMILIAGLTRLGFLDNVLSRPFLRGFITAIGFVIFVDQLIPEAGLAEMAKDAGVSHGSTVDKLLFFFRNIRNCHRLTAAMSFSSFAIIMVFRTLKKKLEPHYPQVVYFPDRILVVILAAILTWRLDWDEKGLEILGPMKNTGNGVFAFKWPFQFSHMNHVRTAMSTSFIIALLGFFESSVAAKGLGESRGTGIKGMTVSPNREMVALGVANVVGGCFMALPAFGGYGRSKVNASTGARSPMSSIFLSLITLVCILVLLPYLYYLPKAVLSAMISVVAFSLIEECPHDLAFFIRLRGWTELALMLLIFASTIFYSLELGIALGIGLSVLILIRHSTQSRIQILGKIPDTGRFDNAELHPENVQLIEGALIVKIPEPLTFANTGDLKNRLRRLELYGSSRVHPSFPRMRSPENNKNIIFDVHGVTSIDGSGTQVLSEIVEGYVDQGTRVFFCRLPNRDVFRMFERSGIVEQCGGMTHFVPSVDEALKLAESEEQTVES, from the exons ATGATTGTTTATGTCCCAGGATTATTGAGTGATCATTATTTGTATATAAGCATGTCGGATTCCACTTCCCTCCACGGGACGGGTCAACACCGCTCGGTGCGGGATCGAATATTTGATATCTTTCGGACTTCTTCGCCAACCAGTTTTGCAGCTATTCCTGAGGGCAACCCACGGAATTTGCCGACATATACAACGGAAGAACCCGATGCTAGAACTCGCCTGCTGGAATCATACCATGACGGGGAAGCTGTGTGCGGACAGAAGGTTTGTTGTCATGGCACTTTCTCCCCGAGACCAGAGCAACAGCATGGTGTCTTGGGATGGAACGCCGGAAGGTCAGACCTTTCGGGCGGTTCCGGTGGGAACTCGAGTGGCGGACATGGACCAGACAACCTACGCTCGTTGGAGTCATCGACATCTGGATTACCTGTGAAGAATCGCAACGCACT CTACATCTCGTATTACATCCCATTTTTCAATTGGATTGGCCAGTACCAATGGTCCTTCTTCCGAGGGGACCTCATCTCTGCATTGACAGTTGCATCGATCTATATCCCAATGGCACTCTCGTTGTCGTCGAACCTGGCGCATGCGCCGCCTATCAATGGTCTCTATTCTTTCGTGATCCACCCCTTCATCTATGCCGTCTTGGGAAGCAGCCCTTTACTGGTCGTTGGCCCAGAGGCAGCAGGGTCATTGCTCACCGGTACCATCGTCAAAACGAGTGTTCGACAAGGAACTTCGCATGAGGATAATGCTGCTGAAAATGCCATGGTGGTGGGAGTAGCGACTGCCATGGCAGGCTCGATGATCCTGATTGCGGGACTGACTCGTCTGGGATTCCTGGATAATGTCCTCAGTCGGCCTTTTCTGAGAGGATTCATCACTGCCATTGGTTTTGTTATCTTTGTCGATCAATTGATTCCGGAGGCTGGGTTGGCAGAGATGGCGAAAGACGCTGGGGTCAGTCACGGCAGTACTGTGGACAAGCTACTGTTTTTCTTCCGAAATATCAGGAACTGCCACCGCCTCACAGCCGCAATGTCTTTCAGCAGCTTCGCCATTATAATGGTCTTCCG GACGTTGAAAAAGAAACTGGAACCGCACTATCCTCAGGTCGTTTACTTTCCAGATCGCATCTTGGTAGTCATTCTTGCGGCAATTCTGACGTGGCGTCTGGACTGGGATGAGAAAGGGCTCGAAATCCTGGGTCCCATGAAAAATACAGGAAATGGCGTCTTTGCGTTCAAATGGCCATTCCAGTTCAGTCATATGAACCATGTGCGCACCGCAATGAGTACCTCTTTCATTATCGCGCTGCTTGGCTTCTTTGAGTCCTCTGTAGCCGCGAAGGGACTGGGTGAGAGCAGGGGAACCGGTATCAAGGGTATGACGGTGAGTCCCAACAGGGAGATGGTGGCCCTCGGCGTGGCCAATGTCGTTGGGGGTTGCTTTATGGCCCTACCTGCGTTTGGTGGATATGGAAGAAGCAAGGTCAATGCTTCCACTGGAGCTCGAAGCCCCATGAGCAGTATTTTCCTGAGTCTTATTACTCTGGTCTGCATTCTAGTACTTCTCCcttatttatattatcttCCG AAAGCGGTCCTGTCAGCGATGATCTCTGTCGTCGCCTTTTCACTGATTGAGGAATGTCCTCACGATCTGGCGTTCTTCATTCGTCTACGCGGTTGGACTGAACTGGCCTTGATGCTTCTAATCTTCGCCTCGACGATCTTTTACTCGCTAGAGTTGGGAATCGCACTTGGCATCGGACTTTCCGTCCTGATACTGATTCGGCACTCGACTCAGTCGCGCATTCAAATTCTCGGAAAGATACCGGATACGGGTCGATTCGACAATGCCGAGCTACATCCCGAGAATGTACAACTGATCGAGGGCGCCCTTATCGTCAAAATTCCCGAGCCTCTCACTTTTGCCAATACTGGCGACCTTAAAAATCGCCTACGCCGTTTGGAGTTATATGGCTCGAGCCGAGTACATCCATCCTTCCCTCGAATGCGTTCTCCAGAGAATAATAAGAATATCATCTTCGATGTCCATGGTGTTACTAGCATTGACGGATCTGGCACTCAGGTTCTTTCCGAGATAGTGGAAGGATATGTGGACCAGGGGACGCGAGTATTCTTCTGTCGTCTTCCCAATCGTGACGTTTTCCGAATGTTTGAACGAAGCGGTATAGTGGAACAATGCGGAGGAATGACGCATTTCGTCCCCAGTGTGGATGAGGCACTCAAACTTGCCGAATCGGAAGAGCAGACGGTCGAAAGCTGA
- a CDS encoding F-box protein — translation MMSAILEQLRQHAKKAGAAIHRSRKSEAKKPYRKSLFSSSFSSSSVIEKTDIVSTSSPWDLLPVEIQIKIFSQCGIKDLLQLKLVCKAFCQVLTFHEQLIARQYLRQARHGTLPSPIDSEREYTRNPEDDVVLLSDLFPPAKSAKGGHLYTFRYIHSLRRRAKLCSKLCYYLADRVMDRFVHCEPAFVKAMFPSRHERNEFLERGKSSLWFNLIPLMYYTLYFLESYSLARRELKNALLQDMEAGRLPLPISPDVRKSMYRDLQIAILRSAPFTNTSTLICTHHCMQLLVSYLRHTVPPEEPVADDSWIGSLLTASPFLRIVEYFSAEIGDGGSQRVQRKDFMRNFHNDLMLNEKDDINSLVFQSTPVSHLHSSVQDVWFDVAREELASRRACPHDAENIRVWKGVTVALGCQDCRQGRAWRA, via the exons atgatgagtgCGATCCTGGAACAACTGCGACAACATGCAAAGAAAGCCGGTGCTGCCATTCACAGAAGCAGAAAATCAGAGGCTAAAAAGCCATATCGGAAAAGTCTCTTTTCgtcctcattctcatcaagCTCGGT TATCGAGAAAACCGACATAGTATCAACTTCCTCGCCCTGGGATCTCCTGCCCGTCGAGATCCAAATCAAGATATTCTCTCAATGTGGTATTAAAGACCTGCTGCAGCTTAAACTCGTTTGCAAGGCCTTTTGTCAAGTCCTCACATTTCATGAACAGCTGATCGCACGCCAATACCTTCGACAGGCCCGCCACGGAACGCTACCATCTCCCATCGACAGCGAGAGAGAGTATACTCGAAATCCCGAAGACGATGTAGTGCTTCTGTCCGACCTTTTCCCTCCTGCCAAAAGTGCCAAGGGCGGTCATTTATACACTTTTCGCTATATACATAGCTTGCGACGGCGGGCAAAGCTGTGTTCCAAGCTTTGCTACTACCTCGCAGACCGCGTCATGGATCGATTCGTCCACTGCGAGCCAGCTTTTGTTAAGGCGATGTTTCCATCCAGACATGAGCGCAATGAGTTCCTGGAACGGGGGAAGTCCAGTCTATGGTTCAACCTCATACCACTTAT GTACTACACGCTATACTTCTTGGAGTCTTACAGTCTTGCCCGTCGTGAATTAAAAAATGCACTTTTGCAAGATATGGAAGCCGGACGATTGCCTCTTCCTATATCCCCAGATGTCCGTAAATCGATGTACCGAGATTTGCAGATCGCAATCCTTCGATCGGCCCCATTCACCAATACTTCGACTCTGATCTGTACGCACCATTGTATGCAGCTGCTCGTTTCGTACCTACGACACACTGTGCCACCCGAGGAGCCCGTGGCGGATGACAGCTGGATCGGCTCACTGCTTACTGCATCACCGTTTCTTCGAATAGTGGAATACTTCTCCGCAGAGATAGGTGACGGTGGCAGTCAGAGAGTGCAACGAAAGGATTTCATGCGTAACTTCCATAACGATTTGATGCTGAATGAGAAAGACGATATCAACTCGTTGGTGTTCCAGAGCACACCGGTGTCGCATCTACATTCATCGGTGCAGGATGTTTGGTTCGATGTTGCTAGAGAGGAATTGGCCTCACGGAGAGCTTGTCCACATGACGCAGAGAATATCCGGGTCTGGAAAGGGGTTACCGTGGCATTAGGTTGTCAAGATTGTCGCCAAGGCAGGGCCTGGCGTGCCTGA
- the nop58 gene encoding RNA-processing protein NOP58, translating into MTLFILTETSAGYALLKAKDKKLLKRDDLATEASTAEGVSNLVKLKSFQKFDSAATALEEVASLVEGKVTPRLASLLDEIKDEKKVSLAVADPKLGNAIGKLPGMSIQLVADSTTTDIFRAIREHLPTLIPGLLPQDMSTMSLGLSHSLARHKLKFSPDKIDTMIVQAIGLLDDLDKELNTYAMRVKEWYGWHFPELAKILNDNIAYAKLVLKMGMRSNWETADLTEILPEELEATVKAAADRSMGTEISQEDLENIQALAEQVVGFAEYRQQLAGYLTARMNAIAPNLTALVGELVGARLIAHAGSLTNLSKSPASTIQILGAEKALFRALKTKHDTPKYGLIYHASLIGQATGKNKGKMARVLAAKASLGLRVDALAEWDDDATEEDKAALGTEARYNLERKLAAMEGKPLKPRGVAIGPNGASVQPRKFEINETRSYNADADALTGDQPASKKDKKLIEEVSDEEMADADSNEEPKANGTKDDDSSDESEEESSKKHKSKKGKDAELEKMAEKAGLSVKRYKRKLERGEITFDADGNPSAISKKELKKAKKEAKKASKGDEKKRKRSDDGEEADNGEKKKKKKKKGEE; encoded by the exons ATGACGCTCTTTATCCTTACCGAAACCAGCGCTGGCTATGCCCTGCTCAAGGCGAAAGACAAGAAGCTACTGAAGAGAGACGATCTGGCTACGGAAGCCTCCACTGCAGAGGGTGTTTCAAACTT GGTGAAATTGAAGAGCTTCCAGAAATTCGACAGTGCTGCTACAGCTCTGGAAGAAGTGGCTTCGCTTGTGGAAGGAAAGGTTACTCCTCGCCTTGCCAGCTTGCTGGATGAGATtaaggatgagaagaaggtTTCTCTGGCCGTTGCCGATCCCAAGCTCG GCAACGCGATTGGCAAGCTTCCTGGCATGTCTATTCAATTGGTCGCGGACTCGACCACGACCGATATCTTCCGTGCTATTCGCGAACATCTTCCCACACTCATTCCTGGCCTTCTCCCCCAGGACATGTCTACCATGTCCCTTGGTCTGTCCCACTCTCTCGCCAGACACAAGCTGAAGTTCTCCCCCGATAAGATCGATACTATGATTGTGCAAGCTATTGGTTtgctggatgacctggaCAAGGAGCTCAACACCTACGCCATGCGTGTGAAGGAATGGTACGGCTGGCATTTCCCCGAGCTCGCTAAGATTTTGAACGACAACATTGCCTATGCCAAACTTGTACTCAAGATGGGCATGAGATCGAACTGGGAGACCGCGGATCTCACAGAAATCCTTCCGGAGGAGCTTGAGGCCACCGTCAAGGCCGCTGCTGACCGCTCCATGGGTACAGAGATCAGCCaggaggatttggagaaCATCCAAGCATTGGCTGAGCAGGTTGTTGGTTTCGCCGAATACCGCCAGCAGCTCGCTGGTTACCTGACTGCCCGTATGAACGCTATTGCGCCTAACCTGACCGCCCTGGTTGGCGAGTTGGTTGGTGCCCGTCTCATCGCCCACGCTGGAAGCTTGACAAACCTTTCCAAGAGCCCCGCCAGTACTATCCAGATTCTCGGAGCCGAAAAGGCCCTGTTCCGTGCGCTGAAGACCAAACACGACACGCCCAAGTACGGTCTCATCTACCACGCTTCTCTTATCGGTCAGGCCACCGGCAAGAACAAGGGTAAGATGGCAAGAGTGTTGGCCGCCAAGGCCTCTCTTGGTCTGCGTGTCGATGCTCTCGCTGAGTGGGATGACGATGCCACTGAGGAGGACAAGGCCGCTTTGGGTACTGAAGCTAGATACAACCTCGAGCGTAAATTGGCCGCCATGGAGGGCAAGCCTCTCAAGCCTCGTGGTGTTGCCATCGGGCCCAACGGTGCCTCCGTACAGCCCAGGAAGTTCGAGATCAACGAAACAAGAAGTTAcaatgctgatgctgatgctcttACTGGCGATCAGCCTGCTtccaagaaagacaagaagctcatcgaggaAGtttcagatgaggagatggccgACGCTGATTCCAACGAGGAACCCAAGGCCAACGGAACCAAGGACGACGACTCGTCCGACGAGTCTGAGGAGGAGTCGAGCAAGAAGCACAAGtccaagaagggcaaggatGCCGAGCTCGAGAAGATGGCCGAAAAGGCCGGCTTGAGTGTCAAGCGGTACAAGCGCAAGCTAGAGCGCGGCGAGATCACTTTCGACGCCGATGGCAACCCCAGCGCcatcagcaagaaggagctgaagaaggccaagaaggaggccaagaaggcttCCAAAGgcgacgagaagaagcgtAAGCGATCAgatgacggcgaggaggcCGACAACGgcgagaagaaaaagaagaagaagaagaagggagagGAATAA
- a CDS encoding oxidoreductase, short chain dehydrogenase/reductase family superfamily, with product MSNNILIVGASRGLGASLRHLYASQASTTCVFATCRSSAPPEDSAESRVSWIPNIDVSQPNVGETLVSQLPSSTKLSCVIITAGYFGFETFDDPDWEKEVRMYTTSAIGPVFVVQRLVKAGLLDKGSKVILVSSESGSITLRHEKEGGGNYGHHASKAALNMVGKLLSLDLKENGIAVGLVHPGFMRTEMTKSVGYDKYWDAGGAVTPDEAAQSLASFIDGFDISQTGQFWAPRGPGDIGTAEAVLGKDLPTPLQLPW from the exons ATGAGCAATAACATCCTCATTGTTGGTGCCAGCCGCGGCCTTGGAGCCTCGCTAAGACACTTGTATGCATCTCAGGCATCAACAACCTGTGTCTTCGCGACATGTCGATCCAGTGCCCCTCCAGAAGACAGTGCTGAATCTCGTGTCTCATGGATCCCGAATATTGATGTCTCCCAGCCCAACGTTGGTGAAACCCTGGTATCCCAACTGCCTTCATCCACCAAGTTGTCCTGCGTGATCATCACGGCAGGCTATTTCGGATTCGAGACATTTGATGACCCCGACTGGGAAAAGGAAGTAAGGATGTATACCACATCCGCCATTGGCCCCGTCTTTGTAGTGCAGAGGCTCGTCAAAGCGGGCTTGCTGGACAAGGGGAGCAAAGTGATATTGGTCAGCAGTGAAAGCGGGAGTATCACGTTGCGACACGAAAAGGAGGGCGGAGGGAACTATGGTCATCATGCTAGCAAGGCCGCATTGAATATGGTTGGGAAACTTCTCAGCCTCGATCTGAAAGAGAACGGCATAGCTGTTGGGCTGGTGCATCCTGGTTTCATGCGCACGGAAATGACAAAGAGTGTCGGCTACGACAAGTACTGGGATGCCGGTGGAG CCGTTACCCCTGATGAAGCAGCTCAATCTCTGGCCTCGTTCATAGACGGCTTTGATATCAGTCAGACGGGGCAGTTCTGGGCACCACGAGGACCTGG TGACATTGGGACTGCAGAAGCTGTTCTGGGGAAAGACCTGCCTACGCCGTTGCAACTACCATGGTAG
- a CDS encoding glycosyltransferase domain-containing protein → MAPFRGFAPWGDQYNSVRATATTLLQRVHLYGRPRARPARALILTLAACFFLYVCLSAPLKQTSVNYWLKYPSYHPFGGRPEDTPMINTGGPALSRNDTLPNSLEKNNPSFHLVLPAGQKSAALCRTITSAMILNYPPPTLVQYGRKLPSGSSEYDYVVDRVTAIYNFLQYTPHVRDGDFVLIADGYDVFFQLPPEVLIQRFQNILRENNAKLRKKYGLVKDYHPYRKGLEEALQKYSQRVLFAAGKECFPNMTVDAGCVTVPQSSLPPDAYGWKTDTHPEGHLTRPRWLKPGTVIGQAADLKLIYAEVLRFVEENRHNRSDYLALTQMYGRQEYVRELERRRSSNWFNEWVYRLIGISEAANITGVNPHLETGHRYEYGIGVDFESRVFFNTHKSKKDVEWLQYHDIPRTSSVQMKHGIPRERRLLLPPDLASPRLRNPFVQPLFGKDEQVKPEFNSTLDALPNPRNHTWRNMPLLTNIHSASVPALIHLDEEKPAEDDKAWPVKHPERLIRDTWWYNMWYQPWARALLRKYMRSPTGFDAAQSALLGGQDWWDLRGGKGGVWTDKGEWLDYAEVCTGFEGEVFDDDLGQWGHEGGDPDEPVYNQFGKLVKGKGESEDKPGQGKDDSADRQPGRPQR, encoded by the exons ATGGCTCCCTTCCGCGGTTTCGCCCCCTGGGGCGATCAGTATAACTCTGTGCGCGCGACGGCGACGACGCTTCTGCAACGAGTCCATCTGTATGGTCGGCCGAGGGCTCGTCCGGCCAGGGCTCTCATTCTCACACTTGCCGCATGTTTTTTCCTCTACGTTTGTCTCTCAGCGCCATTGAAACAG ACCTCCGTCAATTACTGGCTTAAGTATCCCTCATACCATCCATTCGGTGGCCGCCCCGAAGACACACCCATGATTAACACTGGCGGACCTGCCCTAAGTCGGAATGACACTCTACCGAACAGTCTGGAGAAAAACAACCCTTCTTTTCACCTTGTATTGCCCGCTGGGCAGAAGAGCGCCGCGCTGTGTCGCACAATAACATCCGCAATGATCTTGAATTACCCCCCGCCTACTTTGGTCCAGTACGGCAGAAAGCTCCCAAGCGGATCCTCTGAATATGATTATGTGGTGGACCGTGTGACGGCCATATACAACTTTCTGCAATACACCCCGCACGTGCGAGACGGCGATTTTGTCCTCATCGCCGATGGCTATGATGTTTTCTTCCAGTTACCGCCGGAGGTGCTCATCCAGCGGTTCCAAAATATCCTCCGAGAGAACAATGCCAAGTTAAGAAAGAAATACGGCCTTGTGAAGGATTATCATCCTTACCGTaagggcctggaggaggccTTGCAGAAATACTCTCAGAGAGTGCTCTTTGCCGCAGGCAAGGAGTGTTTCCCCAACATGACCGTGGACGCCGGGTGCGTCACCGTACCGCAGTCCAGCTTGCCCCCGGATGCCTATGGCTGGAAGACCGATACTCACCCAGAGGGACACTTAACCCGACCGCGGTGGCTGAAGCCCGGTACGGTGATCGGCCAGGCTGCCGATCTGAAGTTAATATACGCCGAAGTACTGCGCTTCGTGGAGGAGAACCGGCACAACCGCAGTGACTATCTGGCTCTGACGCAGATGTACGGACGCCAGGAGTACGTGCGAGAGCTAGAAAGACGGAGAAGTTCCAACTGGTTCAACGAGTGGGTTTACCGACTGATTGGCATTTCCGAGGCTGCGAATATCACGGGTGTGAACCCACACCTCGAGACAGGTCATCGCTACGAATACGGAATCGGCGTTGATTTTGAATCGCGTGTATTCTTCAACACACACAAATCGAAGAAGGATGTCGAATGGCTCCAATACCACGATATTCCCCGGACTTCTTCCGTCCAGATGAAGCACGGCATTCCTCGGGAGAGGCGTTTGCTGCTTCCTCCCGATCTCGCCAGTCCGAGACTGCGCAATCCCTTTGTTCAACCCTTGTTCGGCAAAGACGAACAGGTCAAACCAGAGTTCAACTCCACCCTCGACGCTCTTCCAAACCCACGGAATCATACATGGCGTAACATGCCCTTGCTGACGAATATCCACTCGGCGTCTGTGCCGGCCCTGATCCATCTCGACGAGGAAAAGCCAGCCGAGGATGACAAAGCGTGGCCGGTGAAGCACCCCGAACGATTGATACGAGATACCTGGTGGTACAACATGTGGTACCAGCCGTGGGCTCGCGCCCTTCTCCGCAAGTACATGCGTAGCCCTACTGGATTCGATGCTGCGCAATCTGCCCTGCTGGGAGGTCAAGACTGGTGGGATCTTCGCGGCGGCAAGGGAGGCGTTTGGACGGACAAGGGAGAGTGGCTCGACTATGCGGAGGTCTGCACGGGCTTCGAAGGAGAGGTTTTCGACGATGATCTGGGGCAATGGGGCCACGAAGGCGGGGACCCGGACGAGCCTGTGTACAACCAGTTCGGCAAACTGGTCAAAGGCAAAGGTGAAAGCGAGGACAAGCCTGGTCAGGGGAAAGATGACTCTGCGGACAGACAACCTGGCCGACCGCAAAGATGA
- a CDS encoding translation initiation factor eIF2 subunit alpha codes for MSLTNCRFYEEKYPEVDSYVMVNVKQIAEMGAYVKLLEYDNIDGMILLSELSRRRIRSIQKLIRIGRNEVVIVLRVDKEKGYIDLSKRRVSPEDVVKCEERYNKSKAVHSIMRHVAEATQTPLEELYQKIGWPLNRKYGHAHDAFKISITNPDVWQDVEFPSEAVKKELTQYISKKLTPSPTKVRADIEVTCFGYEGIDAVKNALRTAEANNTPENQIKVKLVAPPLYVLTSQCLDKNLGIKLLEEAIERIDSEIKKAGGGCVVKMAPKAVTEHDDAALQELMDKRERENMEVSGDESMSESDEGVPE; via the exons ATGTCGTTAACAAATTGCCGTTTCTACGAGGAGAAGTACCCGGAGGTCGACAGCTATGTCATGGTCAATGTCAAGCAG ATCGCCGAAATGGGCGCATACGTGAAGCTCCTCGAATATGACAACATCGATGGCATGATCCTGCTGTCTGAACTGTCGCGGAGACGTATCCGTAGTATCCAGAAGCTCATTCGGATTGGCCGCAATGAGGTTGTCATCGTGCTTCGtgtcgacaaggagaagg GTTACATCGATCTCTCCAAGCGTCGAGTTTCTCCGGAAGATGTTGTCAAGTGTGAGGAGAGGTACAACAAGAGCAAGGCGGTTCACTCCATCATGCGCCATGTTGCCGAAGCCACTCAGACTCCCCTTGAGGAGTTGTACCAGAAGATCGGATGGCCACTGAACCGGAAATACGGCCATGCTCACGATGCCTTCAAGATCTCCATCAC GAACCCCGACGTGTGGCAGGATGTGGAATTCCCGAGCGAAGCCGTCAAGAAGGAGTTGACACAGTACATCAGCAAGAAGCTGACTCCCTCCCCGACCAAAGTCCGTGCTGATATCGAGGTTACCTGCTTCGGCTATGAAGGAATCGACGCCGTCAAGAATGCTCTTCGTACTGCCGAGGCGAACAACACCCCCGAGAACCagatcaaggtcaagctGGTCGCTCCTCCCCTGTACGTCCTGACCAGCCAGTGCCTGGATAAGAACTTGGGTATCAAATTGCTTGAGGAGGCCATCGAGAGAATCGACAGCGAGATCAAGAAAGCCGGAGGTGGCTGTGTCGTCAAGATGGCACCCAAGGCTGTCACCGAGCACGATGACGCTGCCCTCCAGGAGCTCATGGACAAGCGGGAGCGTGAGAACATGGAAGTCAGCGGCGATGAGAGCATGTCCGAAAGCGACGAGGGTGTCCCTGAATAA